Proteins encoded in a region of the Stieleria neptunia genome:
- a CDS encoding L-lactate permease: MMETIAPLLAFTPILVVAVLLVALRMPASRAMPIAYVSVVVLAYFVWKLDTATIAAASVNGLVVTAQLLFIIFGAILLLNTLSESGALAVIRRGFTDITPDRRVQVILIAWLFGSFIEGSAGFGTPAAVCVPLLVGLGFPAKSAVVSGMLIQCTPVSFGAVGTPILIGVKNGLSGSDTVVAYARDQLGAGGDIWSTLLPLVGGRVAFVHMICGLLIPLLVVAVMTRFFGVNRSWREGLRIWPFALFASLSMTIPSTIIANTLGPEFPSLIGALVGLSLTVPLARRGWLLPSEPAWQFADASDWPADWNGNVDIRLKDAGHRLSIVRSWAPYLMIAVLLVLTRLPSLELGQWLKSITIPSDAALTENLFGSAISVKPVAPLYLPGALFVLVCLLTIPLHRMSKRAVLEATTRSMRMVVSASLALLFAVPMVQLFINSTGGEAGYDSMPKVLAGGVSSLVGGGWPLLSPLVGGLGAFVAGSNTISNMMFSLFQFQVGQNIGADPIWIVALQAVGGAAGNTICVHNVVAACAVVGLVGREGDIIRITAMVFLYYVVVAGVIGMIVA, encoded by the coding sequence ATGATGGAAACGATCGCCCCTCTGCTCGCGTTCACGCCGATTTTGGTGGTGGCGGTTTTGCTGGTCGCGTTGCGGATGCCGGCGTCCCGGGCGATGCCGATCGCGTACGTCAGTGTGGTGGTGTTGGCCTACTTTGTTTGGAAACTGGACACGGCAACGATCGCGGCGGCATCGGTCAATGGGCTGGTCGTCACGGCTCAGTTGTTGTTCATCATCTTCGGGGCGATCCTGCTGCTCAACACGCTCAGCGAAAGCGGCGCGTTGGCGGTGATCCGGAGAGGCTTCACCGACATCACGCCGGATCGTCGCGTTCAGGTCATTTTGATTGCTTGGCTGTTCGGATCGTTCATCGAGGGCAGTGCCGGATTCGGGACTCCCGCGGCCGTTTGCGTGCCGTTGTTGGTCGGGCTGGGGTTTCCCGCCAAGTCGGCGGTGGTCAGCGGTATGTTGATCCAGTGCACGCCGGTTTCGTTTGGGGCGGTGGGAACGCCGATCTTAATCGGGGTCAAAAATGGGCTCAGCGGCAGCGACACCGTCGTCGCCTATGCCCGGGATCAACTCGGTGCCGGCGGCGACATCTGGTCGACGCTGCTGCCGTTGGTCGGTGGCCGGGTTGCGTTTGTCCACATGATCTGCGGGCTGCTGATTCCGCTGCTGGTCGTTGCGGTGATGACACGTTTCTTTGGAGTCAACCGCTCCTGGCGCGAAGGGTTGCGGATCTGGCCGTTCGCGTTGTTCGCGTCGCTGTCGATGACGATTCCGTCGACGATCATCGCCAACACGCTGGGCCCCGAGTTCCCGTCGCTGATCGGCGCGCTGGTCGGATTGTCGTTGACGGTTCCGCTGGCGCGGCGTGGTTGGCTGTTGCCTTCCGAACCGGCCTGGCAGTTTGCCGATGCGTCGGACTGGCCGGCCGATTGGAACGGCAACGTGGACATCCGCCTGAAGGACGCCGGTCACCGCTTGTCGATCGTGCGATCGTGGGCGCCGTATTTGATGATCGCCGTGCTGTTGGTTTTGACGCGGTTGCCCTCGCTTGAACTCGGCCAGTGGCTCAAGTCGATCACGATTCCGAGCGACGCCGCTTTGACGGAAAATCTGTTCGGGTCCGCCATCAGCGTCAAACCGGTTGCGCCGCTGTATCTGCCGGGCGCACTGTTTGTGCTGGTTTGTCTGTTGACGATTCCGTTGCACCGGATGTCCAAGCGGGCGGTCCTCGAAGCGACCACGCGATCGATGCGAATGGTCGTGTCGGCGTCGCTGGCGTTGTTGTTCGCCGTGCCGATGGTTCAACTGTTCATCAACAGCACGGGCGGCGAAGCGGGGTATGATTCGATGCCCAAAGTCCTCGCCGGCGGAGTCTCCTCGTTGGTCGGTGGTGGCTGGCCGTTGTTGTCACCGTTGGTGGGTGGACTGGGCGCGTTCGTCGCCGGCAGCAACACGATCAGCAACATGATGTTTTCCCTGTTCCAATTTCAAGTCGGCCAAAACATCGGTGCCGATCCGATTTGGATCGTCGCGTTGCAAGCGGTCGGCGGA